cTGCTAGTTGTTGCATTCCTTTCaatttctttcagttttataTATCTAAATTGTATCTGAACTTTATTTCAGATCAATAACAAAGCACTCtgactaaaaacaaaagcaacaagtTAGATTGAACTTACAGAACATGTGCACATAACACACTGGTTGCTCTGCTTGAATGGGAAGAGGTCGTGTTTAGTGAAGGTCTCCCCCGGCTGGTAAATACTTCCATTATACCTGCAGGATTTCACCGAGGCTCTCAGCCCCGCAGGGATCCTGGGTTCATCTGAGGAGGACATGTCGAACATAACAGGAGGctgtaaaatcagaatttcTTCTCTGTGAGCTGATGAGGCGTTCAGAACAAGGACAGTCTACCTGTGCATCTTGGACAACACTGCTGAGGCTCAGCTACTGGGTTCTCACATGGCAGAGTGGGACACTTGATTGTGTTGCATTTCACATGGCCCGTCTAAGAGACAGAGAAACAGCATGAGGTGCCTTTAAAGTTCAACCACAACCACATATTTCAGTGTAATATTCCTTTAGTTTGGTAAAGTTACCTCTGTGCAGACGCAGCGCATGCAGAACATGAAGCCGAAAGGCTCCAGATAGGGATGCCAACTGTCTCCTGGGCTATATGTCTTGTCTTTAAAAGTACATACCACCCCGGAGGAGCCTGGGTGTCAAGAATGAGAAGGATGAGCCATTAGGAAACGCATATGGCGCAGATTAAGCGATCGACAAAAATTAAAGGCATTTTCACGTGCGCAAAAAACATCTTCCACAGCTTCGAAGTAATGCAAACTGggctaaaacatgcaaaactgcAAATGCAACTCACTCCACTTCTTCTCACTACCTTTTAGCAAAGCAGGATTAAACTTTGAGAGTCTTCTGTGACAGTATTAAGAAAATAAACTTCACAACAAGACACCAACGTTGTGCTTGGAGCAACAGAGGATTGAAAATGTAGCGCAGTCCGAGCAAACTTTTCTTATTTGAGTGACATTTTCACGCCTGTCCACATTTAAAGCCCCACACGTTTGATCAGGACAGAATAAGCATCAGCAGGGTCTGGTCTTACCTTTCCGGGGTTTTAACTCTGCAGCTGCAAACCAAATgatggaaaagaagaaaaacgtGGACTTCATTTTTTACATGTGCGTGACTGAGTACTCAACGCGCAATAAATATGTGTTTCTGCAGGACAGAAACTGCAGGACAGTGTGAAACggatataaaaaaagaaaaaaaaaagaaatccaccGTTTGTCTTGGTTAATCTATGGCGCCTTCTTCAGGAGACAAACAGAGATGACAGAGCAGTGAACGCATCACGCTAAAATAAAgcagacaatgaccccaaaacAGAGGTGGAGGAAATATTTAGCTGTTTACTCATATATATAATTAGAAATTCAacactataataataatacaagtAATGGTCCTGCATTAATAATTTCATTTAAGTGGAAGAAATGCCAAATAAAggtattaaaaatataaaaattaaaagtgtatgtctattttgtttttaaaaatgtttatattttcaacATCAACGTAATATGTAGACAAGAAATATGCTTAGCTGAACTAATTTAGAGGGTAATTAGGATGTAATGGACTACAGTGAAACTATAGAACTAAATGTAAGGAAAGAATCCGATGGAGACATTTTGACCCATACAAGTATGTTACTTTtactgtgggcagtctaaggcacacctgtgcactaatcatggtgtctaatcagcatcttgatatggcacacctgtgaggtgggatggattatcccagcaaaggagaagtgctcactatcacagatttagacagatctgtgaacaatatttgagagaaatgatgatattgtgtatgtggaaaaagttttagatcttttagttcatctcataaaaaatgggagcaaaaacaaaagagttcatttgcaaaaacaggtaactctgttttgataaattttcagaaaacttttgtttacttgagattatatcaatcaaactgaagttgagtggatttgactcagaaaaatacatgacaaaatagagaaaaaaataaattattggtgttatctcaagtaaacaataaaaaaaatcgttttctgaaaatttataaattggagttacctgtttttgcaaatgaatatatatatatatatatgtatatatacacacacacacacacggatgtTTAGTCGACACTAGCAAAGAATTATGGCTAGCTAGCTCGTGCTACAGCAAGCGCCATAGCAATACAGCATAACGTTATTAGCTCAACATAAAGTCAGCTAGTTAGTCTTTTTACATAAATGATAGaatgatacatttttaaaattggtTAGGTATTATGTTACTGTATTAAATGATTCAGCACATAAGACGACTGCCAATCTTTGACATCTATGGCAGGAGGTTTCTTACtatttgtgttacattttaGATTGCTGCAGagattgttttgtttatttttttgctcaaaCTAATGGATAACTCTACATAATAGTAAAAAGTTTTGCAGTGGTCAGTAcgtaaatagaaaaatatactTAACATTATGTCGCACTTACGATGAAGTTGTGGATATATTGGCTGTTATATTGAAAGCAGAAACGAAACGTGAAAATCTAattcttttctctgtttattaATACACATGAGGATAAAACAGTGCAACCATGTTAAAACAGATATTAGGAGATGCCAAAGAACTCTAGCTTGATGGCTTGATGATGACAAAAAGAACAGATGTGGTGACCCATATCCCAGCAAGATCTCTGGTACTCCTACTCCCTACTATGATGCCTTTTGTCAGCCCATCACACAGCTTAATAATAAAACACTTACGCTGGAGTAACAGAGGAATTCACAGTCAGTGCAGATGTatggaaacaaagaaaaacacagactttatcacatatttctaaaaatcaacaaaattgtATTTTCTAAAATGGGGTTTAGACAGAATGGCATGCCAGCAACTTTAGAAAGTTCTCAAACAATTTGAGactaagggaaaaaaaaatcaacaaatcaaaccaaaagCTGGTCAAGAGATGGCAGTGGGACATTGAAGTTAAACATTCCTAAAACCTGGCTTTCATCCTGTGCTGCCAAAGCTCATAATCCGCCATATTTTCAATCATAAAACTTGGACATAGGACTGCAAATGCACATCTGCATTAAAAATGTCACTGGTAGCTAAAATTTAATTCTTTTAAATGACGTGTTTTGAAGAAGCTGAACAcctcaacacatttttttcttctgattcttCCACTGTAATGGTCCAATCATGTGTGCAAGAAACTTGAGAATTGACAGAACTTCACCACCAACATTAAACAAACGGATAAAATAATCCACCTCTTGGATCAGACACACCTGAGCATCCCCCACTGAACAAGATTTCATAATGTCACCACAGTCAGAGAGTGGTGTAAACACTAAATTCAAGGCCTGTCGTATAAATTACACCTTTAAATGTGTGACGTACAGGATATTGCATTTTAAGATGAATGAGACACACAGAGTGCACACAgactgcacacagacacactaatGCACtcagacactcacacacatgacagcagacagaaaacaacaaaaagaatagAGCCTCAAGAGCTGCTGCCGTGGGCCCCTGTGTCGTCCTCTCGCTTCTGCCGTTTCTTTGCTCTGATTTCATTCATGGCTTCTTCTATCGAGCGAGTGTCCCTCTTGTTGGCCACCGGCACTGGGACAGAGAACGACCAAAGTTATGAATGAACAGAACGATGAGAAACGGCGCGAGGCAAAGTACTGCAGCATGTCTTTGAGACCGACACTCACCACAGCCATAAGCCCTGTTGGCCTCTAGTGTGTGCGCTGCATCTTTTGCAGCTGAAGTGCCGATCAGGTGACTGTACTTGTCTCTGTAGTTGGAGTTGGGACATGCCTGTGATGTTTTCGTCTGACTGGATGCTGCTTCTTCCAGTGCAGCCTGTTCCTGCAGGAAAGAGGAAAGTCAGAGACCATGAGAGAAATTCAATGTAGGCTTATGCATCATTAGACACCATCGGGCTGGAAAGTGAAATGTGGTCTAGGAGTTAATGAAACTTTAAATGCCACTTTCCTTAATCCTGCCTCACCTTCTGTTTCAGTAATTGAATTCCTTTATGTTCAGTGTCGGTGCTCCGAGTCTAATTCCACCCGCTGCATAATTTAGAAAAATGCTATAAAGTCGCCACAGAGCTGAGAAGGAAGGAGGTGTGGATGTGTTAAGAATGAATTCCTCAGTAATATTCCCTGGACAGAGAGAAGTGGAATGTGGCATAAAATCTGTCACACCTGCACCACAGAGAGCTCTCTGGAAATGTCTGCATTTTCCCCTCCACAGTCCCGTTGAGCTTATACGAATGTGGTGGAAGACTATAGTGTCACTGCAAGCCCTTAAGAAAAATACACATCTGTTTCCTGAGACAGGTGTGTAGGAGATGGGCGAGCATTTCCACAGCTTCACACTGTCTGCAGGGTGGTTTTGGGGTCAACTTCTATCACTGTCAAAAGAACCGGTCGAAACTATCGAGCAAAACATATTGAAATATATGAAGTGGATGGTTATCTGAAAATAGCATGAGAATGACAAGTTTTATTTGAGATATACTTGAGATTTATCCTCAAACACACCTGGAGCATTTGtgcaataaacattaaaacttAACACAACTATACCTGTGAGTCAATATAAAACCTACAAACTAGCCTACTTTTAACTCtgttctgctttttgttttctcattaaTTACCGCTCTGTTCACCCAACATCACATCGCCATCAATGATTCCTTgagatttaaaagaagtttGAGTGAATTACCATTTCGGCATTGGCTTTGCAAGGTTCAAACTGAATCATAAGAGTAACTGGTGTTTCGCACCATTTTCAACCTTGACAGCCCAGTGTTTAGAAATTTGGTAGATATGTCATTATTAACACCACTTTTTCATCACAGTAGAGCCACATAAATTATTTCACAGCACAAAAATCATGTTTAAGTGTACAGTAACTTTTACATCCAGAGTCCTTGGCATATATTTTGAACTGGTGGTGTGTTTTAGACAGCTTACAAACACCACTGTTTACATTCAGATACTTATtgataataatatataaaatgaatGACAAGAAGAGTCAAAATAGAGAAAGACTTGTAATTGCACTGGTTTTATTGTTATATGGTGCTGTCATCTAGAAAAAAACACGAGTGTATTCAGTATTAACAACACAGAAGAGTATCCAGTCTTACCTTTAGTCTGCGGCGTTGTTCTGCCAGCTGGGGATCCCACTCCTCTCCTTTGCGATAGGCTTCCAGCTCTTCATCTGATGGAGCAAACTCCTACCATAGCATAAGGTGGAATATCGTCACATTCCCCAAGAATTATCTCCTCATAAGTTCAGTCTAATGAGATGGTTTTAATGTCTAAAACTGAAtaagaaagtattcagaccttcTTAAAAAGCATGACATAACGGCTCTCCTCGTCCTCCCCGAAAGAGAAAGAAGTCAAACCAGCCACTTCTGCAACATCATGCCTGTGACACAAGAAAAGGTGAAATTCAAACACTCATGGGTATGATCATGTGGTGAAAAAGGCTTATTTTCCCTAGTAATTAAAGCAATAACTACTTACAGTATACTCCTTTCAATCTTCCCCATAGgattgtattttcttttctgctgtGAGCTGTCTTGGATGAAGTCCGACACCTCTTTCTCCATCTATACAAGACATTCAGGGAACCACAGAGATAAATATCAGCAACAGTGACAGGAGGTCACAACAACTCAGTGCCAGAACTACATTAAATGTGTATGTGAATGTAACTCTTAAACTCTCACCTTTTTCCTGAactctgctttctttcttttctccatcTCTTCCATCTTCTTGAGTCTTGCGGCTTGCTCTTTGAAGAACACAAGTTTGTTTTCATTGGGTTTATTCATGCCAGAGAGTAGCCACAGGTTCCATTATAAAGACAGATCGCCCGGTCTTACAGCTACTTCTCGTCCCCTTGTGGTCTTTAATGACTTAAGTCACAAAAAGGCTAATCAAGAGACAGACATCCTGTAATCCCAAAACCACATTACCAGATCATTTGGGGCTCGAGCCTCAAATCCGGTGACTCAGATCCTATTATTTGTTGCATGTGTCTACTGACAAACACTCTCTGATGTTTTATTAGTATGTACACTCTTAACTGACTTAATTAAAGTGATTTGATCTTTTTTATTGATCTGAATATGTTCTCACAACAACTTAAAAGAGGATAAAGTTTGTTTGTGGCAATACTCCAGTGAGCATTGCAGCAGTATTGCAAATCTGTGCTTGGGAACAACAGTTTAAAGTCTACATCTGCAAACAGGAAATATGATGAGGTCCTCCAAATGTTCTATGATTTAGTGTAGCTACATGACATCTATGGGTTACTGcactttttattacatataaATGGAACATAACAGGAAAACAGCTGCTGGTTGTAACTTTATAACAAAGTATTTAAGGAAACTATCAATAAATTATAAAGTTAGGATTTGTTTCTAAAATGAACAAACTATTATTGTATCTACTTACTGTAGCTCACTAAAATGGCCATAACTCTGGCTAATAGTAAAGGCAGTATATTCTGAAAAATCTCTTCATCGGCAGAGAGATAAGTTAGCTAAAACTGATCAGGAATTGAAATAACACCTGTTAAAAAGAGAGCGGAAACAGGCTGAGCACTGTGACCCCTCAGAGGTAACCTAATTTCTGAGGTTGCCCCCAGGAGGCGCAGCAGTTACAGCAGCCCTGGTTGTTTACAGAGTGTTTTTAACAGGTTTGTGTTACAGCAGCTGTCTGTAGTCCAGACGGTGGTCGGCAGCAGTCTGCAGCACATGCGGGTATTGAGGCGGTGCTAAACCCGAGTCAACACTGCTTAGTTGAAAGCTCAACTGACCAATAGCAGAATGAGTAAtgctctgtttttaattttttcatacCTCTAATTATTCCATCATATTCATTACAACGGCCTCCAATTAACACATAAGGAGTTGTTGTGTAGGTAATACATCGTGTACCTCGTGCCTTTCGTCGGCTCTCCTGGTCGCCGACTGTTGGAGGTTTCTCCATCGAGTTTAAGATTGAACCCAGGAGGTCCGCCATCTTGGAATGATAGGGCAGACCAGagactgctgctgcagctgtaaagGCTGCGCAGGCGCAGAGTTTCCGACTCTTCTTCGCTTGtgcaaaaagcagcatttaaaaatatatgtcgCCACCCTGCACCAGAAAGTTGCATAACAAGCCTCTTGTGATTTTGCTCACAGTTAACATCGACATTTTATAATCATTAAACTTCCTTTCTATTTCAGTGAGCCCCTTCAGAGCAGTCAGAAGagcatgaaaaaaatgagccaGGAGTTACCTTCCTGCTTGTAAACTTGACGTTTGTCTAACAAGGGCAGTTTTTTTAAGGTATGTTCAATCATTTTAAGGGATTTGCACACATATTAAACCTGTTCTATCTCTAGTTTCATAAAGTGTAATACCACTCACAATGTGTACTGAATAGTGTGCATTTGTTGCTGTTTCTATGTAGGCCTTGGTAAAAACAGAGAGGCTGTATTCTATTTATACTCTAAGTTTGAACTATCCTATGGCTAAACAATATATGGAAGCTCAGCACTGGAGTGATTCAACCCTAAGAGTGTCTGGTATTGAGATCAGCTTTGATGCCAACCGTGGGTAGAGATAAAATCAACTTCCTCAAACAAAGAGCTGTTTGTTCCCTTAAGGCCACCAGTTACTTTTGTTGCAGTGAGGATCATAACCTTTCACCATTACCTAGCTTGCAATTTTGGGTCTTTGTTATTCTATTTTTCTGTCCTTGAGTTGATAATCCAATAAGAGTTTTTTCATTTAGAGCCCCCTTGGCTGTACTCAACCCAGTTTCCTGGTAATACAATCACTCTGTCTGTTGTGGTTTTCTTATCTTATTGACTAATGCTGATGTAAATAGTTGTTTCCAATTAGGAATTTACCCTCCTATGTCTACATCATCCTTAAATAGGAAACAGTTTTTGTCAGCCTGTGAGAGAgactttgttttatgtttttgtttgtcctgATGTTCATGCAAAGTTTGACGCGTTTTGGGGTATGTTTAGTGGAGTTTGAAAAGACgggaaaagagtgaagaagaagaaaaaagaaaccctagagtttcaatagggtccttcggcaccgtcggtgctcggacccgTAATTATCTGTCATTGATCCAAATTTTACAATTTCTTAAGAAAAGGGAGCGTGAAGTGTGAGATCATGTCAAGTCAAGTCAccattattaatattaaaaaaatatggcacatttaaagcaacagcTGCTGTGACAAAGAACAATAAGATTGGTGTTGCAAACTAACCTCACCAGTTTAAATATTGAAATTAAGCCCCATCATCTGGTTTTATGAGGTGATTTTACCGGAGTAGTTTAAATACAGGGATTAAAACCCcataaaatgtatataaaatacAACTCTATCTgactattttaaatattaaagctaGGATCCTAGGGTATgatgaaaaatgctttttaatttgACACTGTCCTGCTACTTGAATGCAAACAACTGTACTGATGCTAGTCCTCTCCTGCTCActtgttttctggttttgttggaaaaaacatTCTTTGGGCTGATTATTCACAGATtgtctctcctttttttccttcccatTAGTGGTGCGTGTGTGAGCGAGAgaataaacaagcaaacaaacatctttacATAAGCACTAGGGGGCATGCTATACAAATACATGTCTGTGTGCACATGccttgtgttgttattgttgtgttaaCAATCCTTCCCTGCGTCACCGGGGCGGCGTGTTTTGTGCAGTTTGATTGCAGTTTCACAGCATCAGCAATAACACATGAACTACTGCCTATATTCAGATGTGTGGAGAGCAGTGGATGAACAGAGGGCAGCCCcgaaaacacagcaggacagacagaaTTGTACTGCTTACTGTgtctaaaataaacagattagATAGTATTTCACCTGTGATTTCAACTTTTGCAGGAGTCCTTTGTGGTCAGTGTTTACTCCTCTGTCCAGCCATAGGGGCGTATGTAAGTACAATACCAGAAAACTGTCCATTTTTCATTTAGATTTCTGTGTGGGTGAAGAATAGAGAGAATTCCTACCATTAAATCACACTACAAACTATTGCTTTGCACATTGAGCACAGAAAATTGCAGAATGGTGCTTtgtaaaaatgctcaaaagcAATCTCAAGTTCTCAAGGGGATGCAGCTGTTGACTAAGCTGAGTAAGCTTATAGTCCTGACCTCCAGCCCTCAGACTCCCATCATTCAGCGATACTCTGTTATTGTGATTTGGACAGAGCACGACGGACTCCTCCCCCGTGCTTGAAATGCCGTATAAATGCAGCATCAGCCTGTCAACAGCAGTGTCTGAAAGCTTATTGGTACCCAAACATGAAGGGACTGAGCTTGGTTCTCCTTGTGCTTCTCCTGATGCTGGCAGTTGGGGAGGGTAAGCAGCAAATAACGCGTCCGTTTTCTTACCGCGGGAGATCAAATCAAGCAAATCATGGCATGAAAAATGCTTAAGGTGCATTGTGGTTAGACTGGGCCTGTTTGTGTGGTTCTGAGGGGGTGTGGAACTATTAcagttttctttaacatttagcTACTTAAAATGTCACTTATTTTGAAGATGCAATTATTTATTGCCACCAGTAAGTCAGTATTTATCAGTGATATTGAAATATCTACAGGCGAGGATCCAGAGATGCAGTACTGGACCTGTGGGTATAGAGGACTCTGCAGACGGTTCTGCCATGCCCAGGAATATATTGTTGGTCATCACGGTTGCCCTCGAAGATACAGGTAAGTCTACATAAAGATCTTTATGCAAAACTGTCCACAACTTTGTAATATAGATACAACTCTATAAAATTcagcagaacaaaaacatgtcttCTCAAGAACATAAAGAGAAATTGCAATTTTAACTGAAGTTGTGCTGTGATCCTTTACAGGTGCTGTGCCATGCGGTCTTAGCACCCTGCTGGTGGTCTGATGACGCCCCCAAGATGCCACATTCAGCACAGGTAGCTGGGATCCTGCTCACTCACACGGCATTCTTCTGGATGAACCACTTTCTTGGCCTCCTAACATCGTGTGGAATCTGAAAATGAGTGCGTTTGAAGTGGACTTTACGCAGTTGAACAAAAGCTCATTTACAGCTGTTGGTGTGGAGCTGCGAGCATGTTGTCCATATTGTTTCCTAAAACTGATCCTGTACCTCACACTGTTAACAGTAACGGTTCTACTCTCTGACATGCAGTGCTGGCAATAAAAGCGTGAAAATAATTGCATTGATGTTTGGGTTGTTGCTGTTTAGCTCGGATAATCCCCATCAGCTTTACATATATTGTCCCAAATATAGAgccaaacaactaaaaaaagcaTGTTGTTAACATTTCTATGTGGCGCTCTCTACCCCACTTGGCCTGACCTTTAGGGAAATAACAGCATAGAAAGCAGTCTGAGCTGGGTCTGGCATGCTTTCACACTGCCAGGAGACAATAATGGTCAAGTGACTGACCCAAACAACCGTGATGGAATAGAGCTTTTGTGAATGAAGTGTTATGTCTGTGTTTATGTTATCTCAccattctgtctgtctggacAACATTGTCTGGATCAGACAGACACCATCACAATCCGCCGGTCACGACTGCAAAGCAAAATTCATTGTCCTATTGTCTGTGTGCCTCAGATTGTCAGGTTAAATGTCACTGCTGGTGAACTTtgattttatgactttttcttttaaggAAGCAATATAAGTGGCAGATAAAAGCAGATAACGCCAATTAGAGACAACAAAAGGCCCTGCTAtaataaattacacaatgcTGACACCAAGCAAGCAACTGATTAACACTTTTTATTACCCATGTAGTCATGTTGCTGAGGTAACTGAGCCCGGATCTGAAGATGGCTGATGGCTGGCCTGGTGTAGGTGTCAAAGGCATGGATGCTATTTGTAAACAGGAGCTAGCGTATTGTGTCCTGTATTGTCATCTGGGTTTAATCTTTGTACTATTCAGACAGCGCAGCGTGACCAAACTACAAAGGGGGAAACGCCCCGCCCCTCCCCCCCAAACCTGTTTACATGTCTGTCTTCACAAAGCTGACAGCTTAAAACAGAAGGTTATTACTGAATGGATGTATTTTTGAGTTGTGTCGCTGCAGTGAGGCACCAAGACGCCGCAGGTGCGTTTTAGAAAGTCAGAGAAACTCATCACTTTCTATTGGTTTCGatttgtcaaaacaaaacagtcattttaattaaccctcgtgtcgtcctgcgggtcaaaattgacccgttttaaagtttaaaaatgtggaaaaaaatatatatattttcatggtgaaacttctgatgtccacattttcgggaaattttagaacattttttggtggaaaaaaaagaaatgctaaaaatgtttctttaagaacattcaggaaaaaaatcaaccaaaatccagcgaatttcgctggattttggttgattttttttctgaatgttcttaaagaaaatattagaagttttactgatatatatgtaatcactttagatattttttaggatttttggaagatttttactcattttttgaaaatatttacaagaattttcttgccaaatttgggggatttttaaaaaataatactcttaaaggaaacttttaaggaattagtggaattttcttcctgaaggttttgcaaattttcaaaactttggggaatttttttgctgaatttttggattttttcagacaaggaaacaatatttttggtgcctgcaaatgaagacagcaggagggttcaaaattatacatttgagggaaaatacaaaaataatccTGGAAACTGAATGTTAATTTCATAATAATGGAACCCAAACTAAACAGATTTCATATTAAACATCACCAACAAAGGTTTGATTCAAGACGAATTTTGACTTTTCACCATTATATAAATTTGgcataatatttaaaatgactatTTCAGCAGTCACCTTTATAGATGAGATGCTTTTAAATGTATCTTCTGCTTTGGTCTTACAGAAGCAGAAGAAAGGCTGAAATAATTTCTCATTGACAAGtgacctgattttttttttaaaaaaaagaagaaatgacatGAATTTGGACGACGACTGAATGACTTAAGGCTTGTCCCGAAACCACTCCAGTGCTGTTTTGTGCCTCTGGCTGTTTGTTAAAGGGCAAATCTTTGCTCGGGTTACAGTTCTCTGGGTGACATTTAATTCGAAATATTTTCCATGACTTTCAGTAATGAGCCTTGACCAGTCTCATAGACCCAGCAGCTGAAAGAATCTCTCAGGATGTTGCCACCGCTATGCTCTGCCATTACAAGCAGAGCTACTGTAGATATTCAGGTCAGAGTTGAAACCAGAAAAATTCACGAAGTTGTATTAAATAAACCACCGCTAGGTAGATGATTTCATTTTCACAAACAAAAGTGAGCAGACTGATAGGGAAAGCTGTCATTCTCTGCTGCTCTATTAAGGATGATCTTACAGGTCTCTCATCACTTCAGTGAGTAGAAAATGTTTCTACACTTTTCCTCCAGTCTTTTTACAGTTAGACACATTTGCTCAGCCTTGA
This genomic stretch from Acanthochromis polyacanthus isolate Apoly-LR-REF ecotype Palm Island chromosome 17, KAUST_Apoly_ChrSc, whole genome shotgun sequence harbors:
- the spag7 gene encoding sperm-associated antigen 7 homolog; the protein is MADLLGSILNSMEKPPTVGDQESRRKAREQAARLKKMEEMEKRKKAEFRKKMEKEVSDFIQDSSQQKRKYNPMGKIERSILHDVAEVAGLTSFSFGEDEESRYVMLFKKEFAPSDEELEAYRKGEEWDPQLAEQRRRLKEQAALEEAASSQTKTSQACPNSNYRDKYSHLIGTSAAKDAAHTLEANRAYGCVPVANKRDTRSIEEAMNEIRAKKRQKREDDTGAHGSSS